In Colias croceus chromosome 19, ilColCroc2.1, the following are encoded in one genomic region:
- the LOC123700205 gene encoding piggyBac transposable element-derived protein 3-like — MIQGQIMVSDAEEEPSDSTGRTKRRRTYAWRKRDLAKNPVNWPDVQGACQDKRPIEWFENFLDEDVISLLVSESNKYAVKKNFPGDITTEDMKCFIGILLVSGYSWLPRRRMYWENSPDTKNELISSAMTRDRFDFIFRHLHVNDNLDLQDKYTKVRPLVTLLNKKFLEFSPLEEHYSVDEAMIPYYGRHGCKQHIKGKPIRYGFKAWVGATRLGFDTLQEM, encoded by the exons ATGATTCAAGGGCAGATTATGGTGAGTGATGCAGAAGAAGAACCTTCTGATTCTACAGGTCGAACTAAACGTAGGCGTACCTACGCATGGAGAAAACGGGACTTGGCAAAAAATCCCGTGAATTGGCCAGATGTTCAAGGCGCTTGCCAAGATAAGCGCCCAATTGAGTggtttgaaaactttttagATGAAGATGTTATTTCGTTGTTGGTGTCAGAGAGCAATAAATATGCTGTCAAAAAGAATTTTCCTGGAGACATAACCACTGAAGATATGAAATGTTTCATCGGCATATTATTGGTTAGTGGTTATTCATGGCTCCCCCGTAGAAGAATGTATTGGGAAAACTCCCCTGATACAAAGAATGAGTTGATCAGCTCGGCTATGACTAGGGATAGATTTGACTTTATTTTTCGCCACCTTCATGTCAATGATAATCTGGATTTGCAAGACAAATACACAAAAGTACGCCCCCTAGTTACActtctaaataaaaagttcttAGAGTTTTCTCCTCTTGAAGAGCATTACAGTGTAGATGAGGCCATGATCCCCTACTATGGTAGACATGGCTGCAAACAGCACATAAAAGGTAAACCTATTAGGTACGGGTTCAAAGCTTGGGTTGGTGCTACACGGTTAGG GTTTGACACGTTGCAAGAAATGTGA